The genomic stretch TCCCGACCCCGCCGAAACGGACGCCCTGGTCGCCACCGGCGAGCAGGTCTCCTGCACCCTCTTCGCCATGCTTCTCAAACAGCAGGGCGTCAAATGCCGCTCAGTGCTGGGCTTCCAGGCGCCGGTCAAAACCGACGGCTGCTACGGCAAGGCCCGCATTACCGCCATCGACAAGGAAAGGCTCCTGGTCATGCTCCAGGATTACGACATCCTCGTGGTTGCCGGCTTCCAGGGATGCGACGAAAACAACCGCATCACCACCTTGGGACGAGGCGGTTCCGATACTTCCGCCGTTGCCCTGGCCGCCGCTCTCAAAGCCGATGTCTGCGAAATTTACACCGACGTTCCGGGCGTGTTCACCACGGACCCGAACCTCTGCTCCGACGCCCGCAAGATCGACCGAATCGCCTACGACGAGATGCTCGAAATGGCCAGCATGGGTGCCAAGGTGCTCCAGATCCGCAGCGTCGAATTCGCCAAGAAATACAATGTAACCGTTCACGTCCGCTCCACTTTTTCCGACGAGCCGGGCACCGTAGTCACTCAGGAGGATGAAACCATGGAATCCGTTCTCGTCTCGGGAATCGCATACGACAAGGATCAGGCCCGCATCACGCTGATACACGTCAAGGACACCCCGGGCGTGTCCGCCCAAATTTTCTCCCCCCTGGCGGACAAAAAGATTCTCGTGGACATGATCGTCCAGAACCCGTCCAAGGACGGCCTGACCGACATGACCTTCACCGTGCCGCGCGCAGACGTGAAACAGACCATCAAGACCCTGGAAAAGCTAAAATATGAAATCGGCTACGAAGAGCTAACCAGCAACCTGAACGTCGCCAAGGTGTCGATTATCGGCGTCGGCATGCGTAACCATTCCGGCGTGGCCTCCAAGGCCTTCCGGGCGCTTGCCGATGAGAACGTGAACATCCTGATGATCA from Desulfovibrio sp. Fe33 encodes the following:
- a CDS encoding aspartate kinase codes for the protein MNIVVQKFGGTSVRNLECQRQVMQKVLRPYREGNKVIVVLSAMSGETNRLLSLANEWSENPDPAETDALVATGEQVSCTLFAMLLKQQGVKCRSVLGFQAPVKTDGCYGKARITAIDKERLLVMLQDYDILVVAGFQGCDENNRITTLGRGGSDTSAVALAAALKADVCEIYTDVPGVFTTDPNLCSDARKIDRIAYDEMLEMASMGAKVLQIRSVEFAKKYNVTVHVRSTFSDEPGTVVTQEDETMESVLVSGIAYDKDQARITLIHVKDTPGVSAQIFSPLADKKILVDMIVQNPSKDGLTDMTFTVPRADVKQTIKTLEKLKYEIGYEELTSNLNVAKVSIIGVGMRNHSGVASKAFRALADENVNILMISTSEIKVTCLIDDKYTELAVRTLHKAFNLEEGKHIE